The Oculatellaceae cyanobacterium genome contains a region encoding:
- the cphA gene encoding cyanophycin synthetase, protein MKILKIQTLRGPNYWSIRRNQLVVMRLDLEELADKPSNQIPNFYEGLVRVLPSIEEHFCSPGCRGGFLSRVKEGTMMGHIIEHIALELQTLAGMSVGFGRTRETATPGIYQVVIEYLDEQAGRYAARASVRLCQSLVDTGNYSPEELEQDLKDLRELAADSALGPSTETIVKEAEARGIPWMPLNTRAMIQLGYGVYHKRLQATLSDLSGILAVELACDKEGTKQILRDAGVPVPRGTVIHYLDELEEAIADVGGYPIVIKPLDGNHGRGITIDINTWQEAEEAYDAASVASKTRSVIVERYYTGRDHRVLVINGKVVAVAERVPAHIVGDGKSTIAELIEQTNSDPNRGEGHDNVLTKIQLDRTSWQLLEKRGYNLETILPPGETCYLRATANLSTGGIAVDRTDELHPENVWLFSRVAKIIGLDIAGIDVVTPDISQPLHQVGGVIVEVNAAPGFRMHVSPSQGLPRNVAAPVLDMLFPPGTPSRIPIIAITGTNGKTTTTRLIAHIYRQTGKTVGYTTTDGIYINEFLVEKGDTTGPQSAQVILRDPTVEVAVLETARGGLLRSGLAFDRSNVGVVLNVAADHLGIGDIDTIEQLAHLKSVVAETVMPSGYAVINADDPLVSAMAKRVKANIAYFSMNPENELLKKHIRSGGLAAVYENGYLSIMKGDWTFRIEQAVNIPLTMGGKAAFMIANALAASLAAYTQGISIDEIRKSLTTFQASVNQTPGRMNLFNLGSYHALIDYAHNPHSYEALGGFVRNWNSGMRIGVIGGPGDRRDEDFIMLGKLAAEIFDRIIIKEDHDTRGRTRGQAAELITQGIKLEQRNCRYESILDETTAISTALDEAPEGSLVVVLPESISLAISLIEARRQQSANGYLPVSLPVNAEQSLKP, encoded by the coding sequence ATGAAAATACTTAAAATTCAAACGTTACGCGGCCCCAATTATTGGAGTATTAGACGGAACCAACTCGTGGTTATGCGTCTCGATTTAGAAGAACTTGCCGACAAACCATCTAATCAAATTCCTAATTTCTATGAAGGATTAGTGAGAGTATTACCCAGCATAGAAGAACACTTTTGTTCTCCTGGCTGTCGAGGTGGTTTCTTAAGCAGGGTCAAAGAAGGCACAATGATGGGACACATCATTGAACATATTGCCTTAGAACTCCAGACTTTAGCCGGAATGTCAGTGGGGTTTGGTCGTACCCGTGAAACTGCTACACCAGGTATTTATCAAGTAGTAATAGAGTATTTGGATGAGCAAGCTGGTCGCTACGCAGCTAGGGCCTCCGTGCGACTTTGCCAAAGCTTAGTTGATACCGGAAATTATTCCCCAGAGGAATTAGAACAAGACCTCAAGGATTTACGCGAACTCGCAGCAGATTCAGCTTTAGGGCCTAGTACAGAAACAATTGTCAAAGAAGCTGAAGCTAGGGGAATACCCTGGATGCCTCTTAACACTCGTGCCATGATCCAATTAGGTTACGGTGTTTACCACAAGCGGTTACAGGCAACATTAAGTGATTTATCTGGAATTCTTGCTGTAGAGTTAGCTTGCGACAAAGAAGGAACTAAACAAATTCTTCGTGATGCAGGTGTGCCAGTCCCAAGAGGAACTGTAATCCATTACTTGGATGAACTTGAAGAAGCAATTGCCGACGTGGGTGGTTATCCGATTGTAATTAAACCTCTAGATGGTAATCACGGTAGAGGAATCACTATTGACATTAATACTTGGCAGGAAGCAGAAGAAGCTTATGATGCTGCCAGTGTTGCTTCAAAAACCCGCTCTGTCATAGTTGAACGCTACTATACAGGACGTGATCATAGAGTTTTAGTAATCAATGGCAAAGTAGTGGCTGTTGCAGAGCGAGTTCCTGCTCATATTGTGGGTGACGGGAAGTCTACTATTGCAGAATTAATTGAGCAAACGAATAGCGATCCTAATCGTGGAGAAGGACACGATAACGTCCTTACTAAAATTCAATTAGATCGTACTAGCTGGCAGTTGTTGGAAAAACGGGGCTATAACCTAGAAACAATTTTACCTCCAGGTGAAACTTGTTACCTGCGGGCTACCGCAAATTTGAGTACTGGCGGTATTGCTGTAGATCGTACTGATGAACTACATCCAGAGAATGTGTGGCTGTTTTCACGAGTAGCTAAGATTATTGGGCTAGATATTGCTGGGATTGATGTAGTCACTCCTGATATTTCTCAGCCTTTACATCAAGTTGGCGGTGTAATTGTAGAAGTTAATGCTGCCCCTGGATTTCGGATGCACGTTTCGCCTAGTCAGGGTTTACCAAGAAATGTGGCAGCACCTGTGTTAGATATGCTATTCCCGCCTGGTACACCTAGCCGCATTCCGATTATTGCGATTACGGGTACTAATGGTAAAACTACAACGACACGCCTAATTGCCCATATTTATCGCCAAACAGGTAAAACTGTTGGTTATACGACTACAGATGGTATTTACATTAATGAATTTTTAGTAGAAAAAGGTGATACTACTGGCCCACAAAGCGCTCAAGTAATTCTACGCGATCCTACTGTAGAAGTAGCTGTGTTAGAAACTGCTCGTGGAGGTTTACTACGTTCAGGATTAGCGTTTGATCGCTCTAATGTGGGTGTTGTGTTGAATGTTGCTGCCGATCACCTGGGAATTGGTGATATTGACACTATAGAGCAATTAGCTCACCTCAAGAGTGTTGTTGCTGAGACTGTCATGCCTTCTGGCTATGCAGTTATTAACGCTGATGATCCGTTGGTGTCAGCAATGGCAAAGCGTGTGAAAGCGAATATAGCTTATTTCAGCATGAACCCAGAGAATGAATTACTCAAGAAACATATACGCTCTGGTGGGTTAGCTGCTGTATATGAAAATGGCTATCTTTCGATTATGAAAGGAGATTGGACTTTTAGAATTGAACAGGCAGTTAATATACCTTTAACAATGGGTGGTAAGGCGGCATTTATGATCGCCAATGCTTTAGCGGCAAGTTTAGCGGCTTATACCCAAGGCATTTCTATAGATGAGATTCGTAAATCGCTGACTACCTTTCAAGCATCTGTTAACCAAACACCAGGGCGGATGAATTTATTTAATCTGGGGAGTTATCACGCTCTGATAGATTATGCCCACAATCCCCATAGCTACGAGGCTTTGGGTGGTTTTGTCCGCAATTGGAATAGTGGAATGCGGATTGGTGTTATTGGTGGCCCTGGCGATCGCCGTGATGAAGATTTTATTATGCTTGGTAAGCTGGCAGCAGAAATCTTTGACCGGATTATTATCAAAGAAGATCATGACACAAGGGGGCGTACTCGTGGTCAAGCTGCTGAGTTAATCACTCAAGGTATTAAGTTAGAACAGCGCAATTGCCGTTACGAATCTATCTTAGATGAGACTACAGCAATTTCTACTGCTCTGGATGAAGCGCCAGAGGGCAGTTTAGTGGTAGTTTTACCTGAAAGTATTAGCCTTGCTATTAGCTTAATTGAGGCACGTCGTCAGCAATCTGCTAATGGTTATTTGCCAGTTAGTTTGCCCGTTAATGCTGAACAAAGCTTAAAGCCCTAA
- the tatA gene encoding twin-arginine translocase TatA/TatE family subunit, protein MFGLGLPEVGIIAIAALIIFGPKKIPEIGSALGKTLRGFKKELNNPNTDSVDSEQDN, encoded by the coding sequence ATGTTTGGTTTAGGATTGCCAGAAGTTGGGATAATTGCGATCGCCGCCTTAATAATTTTTGGGCCTAAAAAAATTCCTGAAATCGGGAGTGCGTTAGGTAAAACCTTACGTGGCTTTAAAAAAGAGTTGAACAACCCTAACACCGATTCAGTTGATTCAGAGCAAGATAATTAA
- a CDS encoding phycocyanobilin:ferredoxin oxidoreductase, whose product MSQTLKPSLREQQHPLIRGLADCIESTWERYLDLEPYNLPAELGYVEGRLEGEKLIIENRCYQTPQFRKLHLELAKVGTMLDILHCVMFPRSEYDLPMFGTDLVGGKGQISAAIADLSPLSANLTLPDNFKQALQVLPVINFSQPRELPAWGDIFSEFCIFVRPGNAEEEALFLSRVEEFLTIHCQSAIAAQPVSPERQAELLAGQKYYCTKQQQNDKTRRVLEKAFGSDWADYYMTTVLFDFVDSNDQPCY is encoded by the coding sequence ATGTCACAAACTTTAAAACCTTCCCTCAGAGAACAGCAACATCCTTTAATTCGTGGGTTAGCTGACTGCATCGAGTCTACCTGGGAACGCTATCTAGATTTAGAACCCTACAATTTACCTGCTGAGTTGGGATATGTGGAGGGGAGACTAGAGGGAGAAAAACTGATCATTGAAAATCGCTGCTATCAGACACCACAGTTTCGCAAACTGCACTTGGAACTAGCAAAAGTGGGAACGATGCTAGATATTTTGCATTGTGTGATGTTTCCCCGTTCAGAATATGATTTACCAATGTTTGGTACGGATTTAGTGGGGGGAAAAGGACAAATTAGTGCGGCGATCGCAGATTTGTCTCCTTTAAGTGCAAATCTCACGCTACCAGACAATTTTAAACAAGCACTTCAAGTACTACCAGTTATCAACTTTTCTCAACCCCGTGAATTACCTGCTTGGGGAGATATTTTTTCGGAGTTTTGCATATTTGTTCGTCCTGGTAATGCTGAAGAAGAAGCACTATTTTTGTCGCGGGTAGAAGAATTTTTAACAATTCATTGTCAAAGTGCGATCGCAGCCCAACCAGTATCTCCAGAAAGACAAGCTGAATTGCTTGCTGGGCAAAAGTACTATTGCACTAAACAGCAGCAAAACGATAAAACTCGTCGCGTATTAGAAAAAGCCTTTGGCTCTGACTGGGCAGATTATTACATGACTACAGTTTTATTTGATTTCGTGGATAGCAATGACCAACCCTGCTATTAA
- a CDS encoding class I SAM-dependent methyltransferase, whose amino-acid sequence MSNKTSGLDQQLYNYLLSVSLREADILRELREETAQHPRAGMQIAPEQGQFMALLIQLLGAKKTLEVGVFTGYSSLCVALALPPTGKIVACDVSEEYTAIARRYWQAAGVADKIDLRLAPAIETLDQLLAAGEAETFDFAFIDADKRNYQAYYERSLQLIRPGGLIAIDNVLWSGRVIDFEDRDKQTQAIRDFNQYLYQDHKISLSLVPIADGLTLALKK is encoded by the coding sequence ATGTCAAACAAAACAAGTGGTCTAGATCAACAACTATATAATTATCTACTGTCTGTATCCCTGCGAGAAGCAGATATTCTCCGAGAATTACGGGAAGAGACTGCTCAACATCCTCGTGCTGGTATGCAGATAGCACCAGAACAAGGACAGTTCATGGCGCTGCTGATCCAACTATTGGGAGCTAAGAAAACCCTGGAAGTTGGGGTATTTACGGGTTATAGTTCTCTGTGTGTTGCTTTAGCGTTACCGCCGACTGGAAAAATTGTTGCTTGCGATGTTAGTGAAGAGTATACAGCGATCGCTCGGCGCTATTGGCAAGCGGCTGGAGTCGCTGACAAAATTGATTTACGATTAGCGCCAGCTATCGAAACTTTAGATCAATTGTTGGCTGCTGGGGAAGCAGAAACTTTTGATTTTGCGTTTATTGATGCTGATAAGAGAAATTATCAGGCATATTACGAGCGATCGCTACAGCTAATTCGTCCTGGTGGTTTGATAGCTATTGATAACGTTCTTTGGAGTGGTCGAGTTATTGACTTCGAAGATCGTGACAAGCAAACTCAGGCGATCCGAGATTTCAATCAATACCTGTATCAAGATCACAAAATTAGCTTGAGTTTAGTACCAATTGCAGATGGGTTAACCCTCGCCCTCAAGAAATAA
- a CDS encoding pentapeptide repeat-containing protein: MANLQHLEQLKLGVQLWNQWREQNPEIKPNLTRADLRDFDLSGANLNDANLKAACLERANLSAAGLERANLSYANLMVADLTGANLASANIQWADLHWAGLFLADLTGANLSGASLEGAALDWATLTETVMPDQHKENILFKPIRFKVLSKTDASN; encoded by the coding sequence ATGGCAAACTTGCAACATCTGGAGCAGCTAAAGCTTGGAGTACAACTTTGGAATCAGTGGCGTGAACAAAATCCTGAAATCAAGCCTAATTTGACTCGTGCAGATCTCCGAGATTTTGACCTAAGTGGAGCTAATCTTAATGATGCAAATCTTAAAGCAGCTTGTCTTGAACGTGCCAACCTCAGCGCTGCTGGCTTAGAAAGAGCAAATCTCAGCTATGCCAACTTGATGGTGGCAGATTTAACAGGTGCAAATTTAGCAAGTGCAAATATACAGTGGGCAGATTTGCACTGGGCAGGATTATTCCTAGCTGATCTGACAGGTGCAAATTTGAGTGGAGCATCATTAGAAGGAGCAGCTTTAGATTGGGCAACCCTAACTGAAACAGTTATGCCAGATCAGCACAAGGAAAATATTTTATTTAAGCCGATCAGGTTCAAAGTTTTATCTAAAACTGATGCATCGAATTAA
- the tnpA gene encoding IS200/IS605 family transposase gives MRKDSTGYRHSNHSVGLATVHLVWIPKRRKSVLIGDVKTRLSAILDSVANDKKWIIKAKEIAPDHVHLLVEYDEQTPICEVARAFKGRSSKLLRDEFPHLKKLPSLWTRSYFYDTSGKVSTSHVMAYINDPHHARH, from the coding sequence ATGAGAAAAGATTCTACAGGATATAGGCATAGCAACCATTCTGTCGGATTAGCCACAGTTCACCTTGTTTGGATACCTAAGCGTAGAAAATCAGTTTTGATAGGAGACGTAAAAACTCGACTATCTGCAATCCTAGATTCAGTTGCTAATGACAAAAAATGGATTATTAAGGCTAAAGAAATTGCACCAGACCATGTTCATCTACTTGTTGAGTATGATGAGCAAACCCCTATCTGCGAGGTTGCTAGGGCTTTTAAGGGGCGCAGTTCTAAATTGTTGAGAGACGAGTTTCCACACCTTAAAAAACTTCCATCCCTTTGGACTAGAAGCTATTTCTATGACACATCGGGAAAAGTCAGCACGTCTCATGTGATGGCGTACATCAATGATCCACATCATGCGCGACACTAG
- a CDS encoding transposase, whose protein sequence is MQTVNYLSTKEVLLLFGCQQILIKSNKDTQAILEYLCSESNDLYNCAVYYARQIWFKTGKIVSGFDLMAEMKTNRHFNAGYASSMQQTCINVGEAFKSFKQLLSKAKKGELEQKPKPPKYRKSGGLFTVTYPKRWLKLNEGMIRFPLGNQVKAWFGISEFFLPMPSNLDWKAIREIRVLPRNGVFYAEFVYLMQAESYQIDPSKALGLDPGLNNWLTCVSTTGDSFIVDGKELKALNQWYNKQISTMKDGRSQGFWSRTLAQITEKRNRQMRDAVNKASRIVINYCLKNGIGLIVFGWNKGQKDSANMGAKTNQKFVSVPTAHLKDRIAQLCEQYGIRFEETEESYTSKASFLDNDELPKYGEKPNEWKSSGKRVKRGLFRTATFGYINADCNGAANILRKVKGKLGLDLSRLTRGVLTAPIRIRLWSI, encoded by the coding sequence ATGCAAACAGTCAATTATTTATCAACAAAAGAGGTGCTGTTATTGTTTGGATGTCAGCAGATTTTAATCAAGTCAAACAAAGACACGCAGGCAATTCTTGAATATCTTTGTTCTGAGTCAAACGACTTGTACAACTGCGCTGTTTACTATGCTCGTCAGATTTGGTTTAAAACTGGAAAAATTGTTAGCGGTTTCGACCTGATGGCTGAAATGAAAACGAATCGTCATTTTAATGCAGGCTACGCAAGCTCGATGCAGCAAACTTGCATTAATGTTGGTGAAGCTTTTAAGTCGTTTAAGCAGCTTTTATCTAAAGCTAAGAAGGGGGAGTTAGAACAGAAACCAAAACCACCAAAGTACCGAAAGTCAGGGGGATTATTCACAGTTACCTACCCAAAACGATGGCTTAAGTTGAATGAGGGAATGATTCGGTTCCCGTTAGGTAATCAGGTAAAAGCATGGTTTGGAATTAGTGAATTCTTTTTACCAATGCCATCCAACCTTGATTGGAAAGCAATTAGAGAGATTCGAGTTCTTCCGAGAAATGGCGTATTCTACGCTGAGTTTGTCTATTTAATGCAGGCAGAGTCCTATCAAATAGACCCGTCAAAAGCACTTGGATTAGACCCAGGTTTAAATAATTGGCTAACTTGCGTTAGTACTACAGGTGATAGCTTCATCGTTGATGGCAAGGAACTTAAGGCGTTAAATCAGTGGTACAACAAACAAATCTCAACAATGAAGGACGGAAGATCTCAAGGATTTTGGTCTAGGACTTTGGCACAAATCACTGAAAAACGTAATCGCCAGATGCGTGATGCTGTAAATAAAGCGTCTCGAATTGTTATTAATTACTGCCTAAAAAACGGTATTGGGTTAATTGTATTTGGCTGGAACAAAGGGCAAAAAGATTCTGCCAATATGGGAGCTAAGACAAATCAGAAATTCGTCTCTGTTCCTACGGCACACCTGAAAGATAGAATTGCTCAGTTGTGCGAACAATATGGAATTCGGTTTGAAGAAACCGAAGAGTCTTATACTTCCAAAGCAAGTTTCCTCGACAACGATGAACTCCCAAAATATGGTGAAAAACCCAATGAATGGAAGTCATCGGGCAAACGAGTAAAACGTGGATTGTTTCGCACTGCAACCTTTGGTTACATCAACGCGGATTGTAACGGGGCAGCGAATATCCTTCGCAAAGTAAAGGGAAAGCTTGGACTCGATCTAAGTAGACTTACTAGAGGCGTTTTGACAGCGCCCATTCGGATTAGACTTTGGTCTATCTGA
- a CDS encoding cupin domain-containing protein translates to MDIVVENQPSQETLAQLGVLKRQIWQKEVSEFSWYYDTQETCYFLTGDVIVTPEGGQPVRMGKGDLVTFPAGMSCTWQILSDVKKHYLFD, encoded by the coding sequence ATGGACATCGTAGTTGAAAACCAACCTAGTCAGGAAACATTAGCACAGCTAGGTGTCCTAAAACGGCAGATTTGGCAAAAGGAAGTTTCAGAATTTTCTTGGTATTACGACACACAAGAAACTTGTTATTTTCTTACAGGCGACGTAATCGTAACACCTGAAGGTGGTCAGCCTGTAAGGATGGGAAAAGGTGATTTAGTGACATTTCCTGCTGGGATGTCATGCACTTGGCAGATTTTGAGTGATGTTAAGAAGCATTATCTGTTTGATTAG
- a CDS encoding serine/threonine-protein kinase codes for MSLITCSKGHQNPEGSRFCTLCGEPLAEQNVFAGGINTGLRGGTRLRDRYIIKYQLGQGGFGRTYLAEDTGRFNELIVLKELMPTGQGTYALQKAEELFQREAAILHKLRHPQIPKFWEIFRDRKGLFLVQDYIEGKTYQDLLSERIDNGQCFSEVEIIELLQQLLPVLSYLHQQGVIHRDISPDNIIRRQQDGLPLLIDFGGVKQTAIDVATQFAAEKWGGSGTRLGKSGYAPDEQMRLGSVAPHSDLYALGVTTIVLMTGKLPQELFDAHTMNWVWNRQLNLSSNFNKIIQRMLAQRPSERFQSAEEILQQLPAISTVPETRLQPISTQHQKTSKNDDFVTPNPALINTSGQGHLLDNAVEIPDEIVGWNWGAFMLPGFWCLTNRVWIGLLSWLDLSVITCGVPTITISILLGIKGNEWAWKSRRWQSVKAFKRHQRFWAIAGFIFWALFLTLIVGVILILIVFLPQMW; via the coding sequence ATGAGCTTGATAACTTGCAGCAAGGGTCATCAAAACCCAGAGGGGTCACGTTTTTGTACTTTATGCGGTGAACCACTAGCAGAACAGAATGTTTTTGCAGGGGGTATAAATACTGGTTTGAGGGGGGGAACACGCCTGCGCGATCGCTATATAATTAAATATCAGCTAGGTCAAGGCGGTTTTGGTAGAACCTACTTAGCAGAAGATACTGGTCGGTTTAATGAATTAATTGTCCTGAAAGAATTAATGCCAACAGGACAAGGTACTTATGCTTTGCAAAAAGCTGAGGAGTTGTTTCAACGAGAAGCAGCAATTCTGCATAAACTTCGACATCCCCAAATACCTAAGTTTTGGGAAATATTTCGCGATCGCAAAGGTTTGTTTTTAGTTCAAGATTATATTGAAGGTAAAACCTATCAAGATTTATTAAGTGAACGGATAGATAATGGTCAATGTTTTAGCGAAGTCGAAATTATTGAATTATTACAGCAACTTTTGCCTGTTTTAAGTTATCTGCATCAACAAGGTGTAATTCATCGCGATATTTCTCCAGATAATATTATCCGCCGACAGCAAGACGGATTACCTTTATTAATAGATTTTGGTGGTGTTAAACAAACTGCTATTGATGTTGCTACTCAATTTGCAGCAGAAAAATGGGGTGGTAGCGGTACTCGTTTAGGTAAAAGTGGTTATGCTCCTGATGAGCAGATGAGATTAGGATCTGTCGCACCCCATAGTGATTTATATGCTTTAGGTGTGACAACAATTGTATTAATGACAGGTAAACTACCCCAAGAATTATTTGATGCACATACAATGAATTGGGTGTGGAACCGTCAGCTAAATTTAAGTTCTAATTTTAATAAAATTATACAGCGAATGTTAGCGCAAAGACCTTCTGAGCGTTTTCAATCTGCCGAAGAAATTTTACAACAGTTACCAGCAATTTCAACTGTACCAGAAACGCGATTACAACCTATTTCAACTCAGCACCAAAAAACCAGTAAAAATGATGACTTTGTTACTCCTAACCCTGCACTTATAAATACTTCTGGTCAAGGACACTTATTAGATAATGCTGTTGAAATTCCAGATGAAATTGTTGGTTGGAATTGGGGCGCGTTTATGTTACCTGGGTTTTGGTGTTTGACAAATCGTGTTTGGATTGGTTTGCTTTCTTGGCTAGATTTATCTGTAATTACTTGCGGTGTACCAACAATAACTATCTCAATATTACTAGGTATTAAAGGTAATGAATGGGCATGGAAAAGTCGCAGATGGCAAAGTGTTAAAGCTTTTAAAAGACATCAAAGATTTTGGGCGATCGCAGGCTTTATTTTTTGGGCATTATTCTTAACCCTAATCGTAGGTGTAATTTTGATTTTAATTGTGTTCCTCCCGCAGATGTGGTAA
- a CDS encoding P-loop NTPase fold protein, with translation MVLDIKKFFQATNPSKTLVADNTEDQKYYIDFSSVRGGKIIEEIKDNISFFSPDDPTCVLFTGHIGCGKSTELLRLKSALEGEGFHVVYFESSEDLEMADVDIGDVLLAIARRITQSLDTIKLDEPKGLKDLLQGAAKLLQTEIELGAEASVPGVGKISANTTGKYSVEAGLPGVGKLTASNDQGVALALGIGKITAKAKSDSTLRERLNQYLGPQKSKLLEAINQELIEPAIAKLKQQGRNGLVVIVDNLDRIDNRQKSWGRPQQEYLFVDQSEYLTKLRCHLVYTMPLSLKFSNDYGNLTQRFPEDPKVLPMVPIYLADGGECAEGMALLRQMVLARAFPNLEECDRLQEIPKLFDSPETLDRLCYMSGGHPRDLLRLLNDWIKKQRQTPLTRQTLEDLIRNRRNEMTLPISADEWELLREVKQRKKVSGDQAYQTLIRSRLVFEYRYGGESWFDVNPILADAKELL, from the coding sequence ATGGTATTAGATATCAAAAAATTTTTTCAGGCTACTAATCCTAGTAAAACATTGGTAGCCGACAATACAGAGGATCAGAAATATTATATTGATTTTTCCTCGGTGCGGGGTGGGAAGATTATTGAGGAAATTAAGGATAATATTAGTTTTTTTTCACCGGATGACCCTACCTGTGTGTTATTCACGGGACATATTGGTTGTGGTAAATCTACAGAGTTACTGCGGCTAAAATCTGCTCTGGAAGGGGAAGGTTTTCATGTGGTGTATTTTGAATCTAGTGAAGATTTGGAGATGGCGGATGTAGATATCGGGGATGTGTTGTTAGCGATCGCGCGGCGTATTACTCAAAGTTTAGACACAATTAAGCTCGATGAACCCAAAGGGCTGAAAGATTTGTTACAAGGTGCTGCTAAACTCTTGCAAACTGAGATAGAACTTGGCGCTGAGGCGAGTGTTCCTGGTGTTGGTAAGATTTCGGCGAATACTACAGGTAAGTATTCTGTAGAAGCGGGTTTACCTGGAGTTGGGAAATTAACCGCTAGTAACGATCAGGGTGTTGCTTTAGCTTTGGGTATTGGTAAGATTACGGCTAAAGCTAAGAGTGATTCTACTCTGCGTGAGCGATTAAATCAATATTTGGGGCCACAAAAAAGCAAGTTGTTAGAAGCGATTAATCAGGAATTAATCGAACCTGCGATCGCCAAACTGAAACAGCAGGGTAGAAATGGGTTAGTTGTAATTGTTGATAACTTAGATCGCATTGATAACCGCCAAAAGTCGTGGGGTCGTCCGCAGCAAGAATATTTATTTGTGGATCAAAGCGAGTATTTAACTAAGTTGCGTTGTCATCTAGTTTATACGATGCCGTTGTCGCTGAAGTTTTCTAATGATTATGGTAATTTGACGCAACGGTTTCCAGAAGATCCGAAAGTGTTACCGATGGTTCCGATATATTTAGCAGATGGTGGCGAATGTGCTGAAGGTATGGCATTATTGCGACAGATGGTATTAGCAAGAGCGTTTCCTAATTTGGAAGAATGCGATCGCCTGCAAGAAATACCGAAACTTTTTGATAGTCCTGAAACCTTAGATCGCTTGTGTTATATGAGTGGCGGACACCCCCGTGACTTATTGCGCTTGTTGAATGACTGGATTAAAAAACAACGACAAACGCCCCTCACTCGCCAAACTTTAGAAGACTTAATTCGCAACCGTCGCAACGAAATGACCTTACCTATTTCTGCGGATGAGTGGGAATTATTGCGAGAAGTTAAGCAACGCAAAAAAGTAAGTGGCGATCAAGCTTATCAAACTTTAATCCGCAGTCGGTTAGTTTTTGAATACCGTTATGGCGGTGAGTCTTGGTTTGATGTTAATCCTATTTTGGCAGATGCTAAGGAGTTATTGTAG